Genomic window (Nitrospirales bacterium LBB_01):
CTGCTTTTTCAATTTCGGCCTTTGGTATCTTCTGAGTCTTCTTGATAAAGCCATTAGTTAGCACAATCAATGAGTTATCAGCAAAGAAACAGAATATCCTATAAGTATTAGAGCCAAACGTAACCCTGCACTCCCATATATCTTTTGTCCCTGAGAGCTTCTTGAAATAACCTGACGGAACAG
Coding sequences:
- a CDS encoding type II toxin-antitoxin system RelE/ParE family toxin gives rise to the protein MTKTVVFYTTAEGKSPVRDFLDLLSGKVAQKITWVLKLVEDLDSVPSGYFKKLSGTKDIWECRVTFGSNTYRIFCFFADNSLIVLTNGFIKKTQKIPKAEIEKAEAYRRDFLKRRKKYE